The sequence below is a genomic window from Haematobia irritans isolate KBUSLIRL chromosome 3, ASM5000362v1, whole genome shotgun sequence.
tagaaaattttgtcaaaattgtatttctatagaaattttgtcaaatttttttttactatcgaaaattttgtcaaaattgtatttctattgaaaattttgtcaaaattttatttctatagataattttttcaaacgaattatatacatatttaatcggccttttttgtttgtttaatatatacccgtatggactaacttacaatttagaaatcggtgttaagaagttttaagataccttgccatcggcaagtgttaccgcaacccaagtaattcgattgtggatgacagtctgtagtagaagtttctacgcaaaacatagtggagggtatataagattcggcctggccgaacttacggccatatatacttgttttaccctCAATCCCTCGAATGATCCCGAAAACACTCAAAAACATGTAAGTAAAGTTGAAAGTCAGACTGGACCGACTACATCATACCCAACCCGTGTTATAAAATTTAGGCTGCGTAATCTTTTATATTAGGGCcatagttttttttcagtgtagtatcaCATTATTCACCTTAGCCCatagttaatttttctttatttatttcaattttaaattaacataCACTATGGAAATTCAATTTTCACAGTTTCCTTGGTCTTGTTCGGCCAACAACTCTTAGACATTGTCTTTCACAACTTTCCTTAGATCCAAAACGATTGTTGTTACCACCACAACCGCCATACATAAAACGAACACAGGATGGCGAATGGCTATTGAAGGTCCAGGATGGTATACTAGCCCTACAAGGTCCCATCACTCCGGCAGGATCGAGACAAGGagctatatacaaaaaaatgcaattaaaaattatgaactCAGAATATAAGATTCTGTGGAACTTACATTTAAATGCCGATATGAAGGGGACAAATGCTGCAAATACAGCAACAAGAACgataattattttcattttataaaagaaaaaactgTAGCGATGAAGATTTAATACTTCAATGAACACAATTTCGTTCTACTATAGCATTGAGCTTTTATATAGGTCGGAGAAACTGAGCACCAGATCTGTGGTTTTATAGCTCGCAGTTGCTGAGTTTTGTGGATTTTCTAATGCAATTTTTTCGCATTGGTGGGAAATTAGTCACAAATTCTGTATTTAGATGTTCACATTAGATGATACCATTGTAGAAAAAAGTGaaaggtatttttataccctccaccatagcagGGCTGTTGTGGCCAAttgtgctcgactccgactccagcatttttcatcagccggGTAATATGACTAAATCGCgttttaataactttcatttgtaATTATAAGGTGTACCCTCCACAAAAAATGTACCGATATAAATTATCTTATTTCTAGCCCTAAAtttcacattttgtcaaaattttgtcaaaattttatttctatagaaaattttgtcaaaattttatttctatagaaaattttgtcaaaattttatttttatagaaaacttgctcacgattttatttttatagaaaattttgtcaagattttattactctagaaaattttggcaaaattgtatatctatagaaaatttctatggaaaatttgtcaaatttttatttgtatagaaaattttgtacaatttttacttgtattgtcaaaaagttatttctataaaaaaatttgaaaaaattttatttctatagaaaatattgtcaaaaaattttgtcgaaattttatttctacagaaaattttgtcaaatttttatttctgtggagaattttgtcgaaattttattaagagaggtatttttttattaagagagaaaattttgacaaaattttatttctacagaaaattttgtaaaaaatttatttctatagaaaattttgtcaaaattttatttctacagagaattttgtcaaaatttttatttggatagaaaattttgttaaatttttatttgtatagaaaattttgtaaaattttcacttgtgttgtcaaaatgttatttctataaaaaattttgaaaaaaaattatttctatagaaaatattgtcaaaattttaactcaatagaaaattttgtcaaaattttattcttatagaaaattttgtcaaaattttatttttatagaaaattttgtcacgattttatttttatagaaaattttgtcaagatttgatttcaatagaaaattttgaaaaaattttaattctatagaaaattttgtcaaaattttatttctacagagaattttgtcaaaatttttatttgtatagaaaaatttgttaaatttttatttgtctagaaaattttgtaaaattttcacttgtgttgtccaaatgttatttctataaaaatttttgaaaaaaaatttatttctatagaaaatattgtcaaaattttatctctatagaaaattttgtcaacattttatttctatagaaaattttgtcaaaattttatttttatagaaaattttgtcaaaattttatttctacagaaaattttgtaaaaattttatttctatagaaaatattgtcaaaattttatctctatagaaaatgttgtcaaaattttatttctatagaaaattttgtcaaaattttatttctatagaaaattttgtcacatttaatttctacagagaattttgtcaaaattttattcgtatagaaaattttgtcaaaattttatttttatataaaattttgtcacgattttatttttatagaaaattttgtcaagattacatttcaatagaaaattttgaaaaaattttatttctatagaaaattttgtcaaaattttatttctacagagaattttgtcaaaattttattcttatacaaaattttgtcaaaattttatttttatagaaaattttgtcacgattttatttttgtagaaaattttgtcaagattttatttcaatagaaaaatttgaaaaaatttttgtttctatagaaaattttgtcaaaattttatttctacagagaattttgtcaacatttttatttgtatagaaatttttgttaaatttttatttgtatagaaaattttgtaaaattttcaaaatattatttctataaaaaattttgaaaaaaaaaaatatttctatagaaattattgtcaaaattttatctctatagaaaattttgtaaaaattttatttctattgaaaattttgtcaaaattttatttctataaaaaattttgtcacgattttatttttatagaaaattttgtcaagattttatttcaatagaaaattttgacaaaattttatttctacagaaaattttgtaaaaattttatttctatagaaaattttgtcaaaattttatttctatataaaattttgtcaaaattttatttctatagaaaattttgtcaaatttaattgctacagagaattttgtcaaaattttattcttatagaaaattttgtcaaaatattatttttatataaaattttgtcgcgattttatttttatagaaaattttgtcaagatttgatttcaatagaaaattttgtcaaaattttatttctacagagaatgttgtcaaaatttttatttgtatagaaaattttgttaaatttttatttatatagaaaattttgtaaaattttcacttgtgttgtcaaaatgttatttctataaaaaattttgaaaaaaaaattatttctatagaaaatattgtcaaaattttatctctatagaaaattttgtcaacattttatttctatagaaaattttgtcaaaatgttatttttatagaaagttttgtcaaaattttatttctacagaaaattttgaaaaaattttatttctatagaaaatattgtcaaaattttatctctatagaaaattttgtcaaaattttatttctataaaaaaatttgtcacgattttatttttatagaaaattttgtcaagattttatttcaatagaaaattttgacaaaattttatttctatagaaaattttgacaaaattttatttctacagaaaattttgtaaaaattttatttctatagaaaattttgtcaaaattttatttctatagaaaaatttctatagaaaaattttgtcaaaattttatttctatagaaaaattttgtcaaatttaatttctacagagaattttgtcaaaattttattcttatagaaaattttgtcaaaattttatctctatagaaaattttgtcaaaattttatttctataaaaaattttgtcaaaattttatttttatagaaaattttgttaaaactttatttctataaaaaaaaagttgtcgaaattttatttctacagaaaattttgtcaaatttttatttctgtggagaatattgtcgaaattttattaagagAGGTAGAGTCCGTTGTGATAATCTaattgagcctgaaatatcggactggCACTATATCTAGCCTAATCTCTTGCTCTTTTATTATTTCTCTGTAATTTTAAGTACAGAGAAACtttaatttgtattaaaatttatacATGTAACAGATGTACCAAACTTAGTTTTAACTGCAATTGTAAGGTTTCAATGTTGTTTAACTATTCCTAAATATCATGGGATTTCCTAATACTTAGCTTACTATGTAATTCCTTTAAAAGATAATacgaagcaaacaaaaaaatacacaatttaTAAATTCTCTTGGAGATTGGCCTCATGAGTTATAAATGTAAAGAAAGccacattaaataaataattaaatgaataatgttatatttataattcaaagctaaaatgcaaaattgactTTGCAAGTCATTTTCATAGTGTGATTGAATCGAACAACATCGTTTCGAAATGAAGGTAGTAGCTTATTTGATAGCCATATACGCGGTGACGTTGGTTTCTGTGGCTAATGCACACTCTTGTAAGTTGATAacaaaaagtttaattctacaatatttatatttatttaaaaataattaaccatatatgaaaaaaaaacaaaacttgaacTCAAAACAACATCTTAAATATTGTCATTagcgaaattataaaaataaaatgttgacaaagtctgccatagaaattttgaccaaattttctatagaaataaaattttgacaaaattgtctatagaaataaaattttgacaaaatttcctttacactgttagaaaaatatgtttttcatatgttccgatataaacaaaatgtgtttcgggcacgattttaaaccacaatatatttaagtgcgaacatgtaattttcctaaactaacactaaatgtttgggacatctatgttaatatgttagaatatattatgtttggggcatgaatgtttcataaaaatcatatgtgtgaatacaaacatatataaatttacaaatttcaactaaacatacatacgttgtgatattttattcaaagcgacagagagagtatagagagaaatagagatggaaaccgggagagttgacgaaagatatcaatataacacagcaaaagagtcaatagagaacaatttctgtgaaaccgcttgtatgttgtttcggaaaactgttttatgataaggccaaaaatttgatatgtttaagtctaaatattatttaatttgaataaagagaatatacattctgaaccaagagaatagacatttgaaaaacaaacagcttatgttttcgccttgagagcagcattttatgtatgtgtggacatgtgttttgtttatcattttggcattatttttttcttggttcgttaaaagaaatcaggggtctataaaaataacgaaagggcactatactctttttagagttgggacggtaaaatgaaataaggaggaaatagtgaaaaattacacagtaaaatgtaaaaaaaaaaacaaagtttagtttctctttattaaaaagtagtccacgaggagttgacggacaccatcaaatataaaagcgggcattaagttcgacttttacatctaaaacaatttaaaaagtttattttctttaaaatgaattattaaagaaaaataaaaggaattttagagcgatggtgttaaatgctagtaaaaaactgttcactcctaaataaatttatgtttatattataaaattatgtatgtatgtttatactcgactccacgttcttcttttgttagtttttgaattccttccaaattttaaagttttgtacaaaaacagttttttattacaagattgttatttttgcaataaaaaataatattttatccaaaaatcattcaatttcgtttatatcaagcactgttactgactattaatatagtataaatataaatgtgtaaattaaaaaaaaaaaataatgttatgtttgcatgggctcgtgggtgcTGCAAACTAtgttatataaatgtaacttaaaacgataattatctactggtgactataacagctacgtagcccagtggatagtgtgttggcttacaaactgtatggtcctcggttcgattctccgtgcaggcgaaaggtaaaatttaaaaaatttataaaagtgaataatttcttcaacattatttgtattacagagaaaggtgccaataactaaaaaatttcgtggaagtgaaaatttcgagtatgttagggaatgagcacaatcgtgtttgggaaaaattcttccaagcacataatatttttggctcaaaatgcttccaaacatataatatgttcacataaaacaaacatattaatgtttcggcagtatgcaataatatatgtgcttcctgcaaaatatgtttggaacatatgttaaagaagcgattttttttgagggtgtagaaataaaattttgacaaaattttctattgaaattaaattttggtcatttatatagaaataaaattttgacaaaattttctatagaaattaaattttggtaaaattctcaataaaaacaaaattgtgcaaaaattttcgatagaaataaaattgtaataacattttgtataaaaaaaaaattttacaaatttttttataaaaataaaattttgagaaaattttctattgaaataaaattttgagaaaatattctatagaaataaaattttgacgaatttttctatagaaagaaaaattttgacaaaattttctattttctgacGATTTTATCggtaaaaagtgacgatttttcttaaaattttattggcagccctggccacaagtcaagtaatttgattatggatgatagtctttagtaTAAATTTGTactcaatctatggtggagagagccaccatggtgcaatgcttagcatgcccgcattacatacacaaggtcgtgggttcgattcctgcttcgaccgaacaccaaaaagtttttcagcggtggattatcccaccccagtaatgctggtgacatttctgagtgttttaaagcttctctaagtggtttcactgcaatgtggaacgccgttcggactcggttataaaaaggtggtcccttgtcattgagcttaacatggaatcgggcagcactcagtgataagagagaacttcatcaatgtggtatcacaatggactaaatagtctaagtgaaacaagtttgataaaattttctaaagaaatgacattttgagaaaattttctatagaaataaaattttaagaaatttttctataataataagattttgagaaaattttctattttttttataaaattttctaaagaaattaaattttgagaaaattttctacagaaataaaatgttgacaaaactttctatacaaataaaattttgagaaaattttcaataaaaattcaattttgagaaaattttctatagaaataaaattttcacaaaattttctatagaaataaaattttgaggaaattttctatagaaataaaattttgaaaaaatgttctaaataaataaaattttgaaaaattttctataaaatataattttgacaaaagtttcaacagaaataaaattttgggaaaattttttatagaaataaaattttgagagaattgtttataaaaataaaatcttgggaagattttttatagaaatccctataaattttataaagaaataaaatgttgacaaaattttctataaaaataaaatgttgacaaaatttcctatagaaataaaattttgacaaaattttctttagaaataaaattatgataaaattttctatagaaataaaattttgagaaaattgtctataaacaaataaaattttgacaaagttttctatagcaaaaattagaaaaaaaattttctatcgaaataaaattttgggaaaattttctaaagaaaaaaaaaattttgaaaaaaaaatttctataaaaagaaaagttttgacaaaatgttctatagaaataaaattttgagaaaattttctatacaaataaaattttgagataattttcaataaaaataaaattttgagaaaatattctctagaaataaaattttgacaaagttttctataaaattttgaaaaaatgttctaaataaataaaattttgagaaaatttactacagaaaatagttttgacaaaagtttccacagaaataaaattttgactaaattttctatagaaataaaattttaggaaaattttgtatagaaataagattttaagaaaattgtttataaaaataaaatcttgggaaaattttttatagaaagctcTATGAAGAGTCTGTCTGTTGTAGTTATGCCATATCAAGTTTGGTATGGCCTTCACATAAACCGACCCCTCGACTTacgatttttacttaaaacacagtataatttctatagaaatcgagtttgaatttggaaatttaagttttcgttaatacatttaataaattgaaatttgtttccttgtattaagtactcaaatttaaaagagaattttatgttaaatgtaTCCTTGCTTCAATTCTCCGCATTTTTGGTTGGGAATCGattccaaaatcattagtgtgttttctaaatgaaaatgtagattttttcagcggtgggttcacttttttgataGATGGGTTCCTCTCTAGAAATCATTATTACATCTAattctgaaaccaaaaatttccatttttactaaacttttatttatttcaaatcatTTTCTTTCAGCTCTTTGCTTTTTGCCTCACTCCCAAATTGGCCACTGTCGAGCACGTATCCCAGCCTGGTCTTTTAATGCACAAACTCAGAAATGTGTTCCATTTACATTTGGAGGCTGTGGTGGAAATATTAATCGATTTAATTCTAAGGCCGCTTGCGAACGCCAATGTATCTTTGAATCTATGGAAAAGCTATAAAAGCCTGAAATCTCAATAATGTTTATGGGAAATTAATTACAgcaaaatatcaataaattcaAAGCTTACCTCATGCTGACCATTTTGTGGTTGATAATGATATAAAATCATGAATGAGTTTTATTATGGcttaatcaaaattaaattacaatttaaaatctaaacaaaaataaaataaattaaagcgaTTTTTGATGTGTTGTGAAATTGACGTAATTCCATATGGAATTGTAtatgttttaataaattaaattcatatAGATTAAAATTATAACTCATAAAGTaagctaaaataaaataaagtttattttgaatttatttaaattctatttaaactattttaatttaaaacccaattattctagtttaaattaatttaaattaacttattatttagattagcataaaaaatattaaattaaaataaattaattgtgtagttataaatacataaatacaGTTTCTGTCGAATTCAATATAAGTTTGACCCAAACtaatatatttttagttaatttaaattatcttaaactaaattaaaaatctaaaaaaaaaactaataacttcaataaaattaaaattaaattaggttGTTTGGCACTAAAATAATGTATATTGAAtctaattaaaatcttaatatactgattttaataatttatggcTGATTATATATGGGAAAATGATCAACTGTATTTATAatggttcaattaaaataaataaaaaataaataaataaaaattaaaattgaattaatttgggccgaataaaactaatttatattgaatttgagtaaaaacaatttattacaaaaatatttatatatttagaaaCTGATAATTATATTAGTATTGTgcatattaaattaatatattaaaaaaaatattcatctatGGATGATtataaattagaaaactatcatttatatttgtttgaagtccatttatatacaatttaattaaaattaatataaaaaaaaatttatttagttataactttggggatttttaattaaatttaattaaaatcaagaAATGATAAATGGACTATTATATTAATattgattacaaaaaattaacatCAAAAATAAgcaatatttagtaaaataatgaagaaaataaattaattaaactcaattagtataaatcaaaataaactatattaaataaaacaagtatatacggccgtaagttcggcaggccgaatcttatgtacacaaaaaaatttttttttctgattcaatcacgaaattagttgatccaattaatttttaattgaaatgtcttcaatcacagaaatgatagtatcaattacaaaattaattgaaggtcaattaaaaagttaattgatccaattaaaaaattaattgatactattatttttgtgattgatttttgtttcaattaaaaaatttgttgaatgaattaaatttttaattgaatattttttaattaatcaattaaaattttaattggaaaaattttcgtgaaatttttttgtgtgtaccctccaccatggattgcgtagaaacttctacgaaagactgtcatccacaatcgaattacttgtgttgtggtatcgtaaaacttcttagcatcgttttctaaattgtgagttagtccaacgtggtatatattagacaaaaagttatgtataggtaagtcaacaaataattacgaatcgacatggacttttgcacggtacgtagagagccagaattgaaatatgggggtcgcttatatgggggctatatagaattatcaacttgatatgtaccaatttttgtgtgattggggatcgatttatctgagggatatatataactatagaccgatatggacctagttaggcatggttattaacggccatatactagcacaatgtaccaaatttcaactgactcggatgaaatttgctcctccaagaggctccaaaaccaaatctcgggatcggtttatatgggggctatatatgattatggactgatgtggatcacttttggcatggttgttggataccatatactaacatcacgtaccaaatttcaaccgaatcgtataaattttgctcttccaaggggctccggaggtcaaatgtggggataggttaatatgggggctatatataattatggaccgatcgcTACCAATTTTTggttggttgttagaggccatttaTTAAGGTATcaggtatcaaatttcaactgaatcagatgaattttggtcttacaagaggctccggaggtcaaatctggtgatcggtttatatggagctaaatatatataattatggaccgatgtggaccaatttttgcatgatcattagagaccatatactaccaccacgtatcaaattttaaccagatcggatgaattttgcttctccaaaaggcaccggaggtgaaatctggggatcaaatcacgtaccaaatttcaaccgaatcggataaattttgctcttccaaggggctccggaggtcaaatgtggggataggtttatatgggggctatatataattatggaccgagtgctaccaatttttgcatggttgttagaggccacatattaaaaccacgtatcaaatttcaactgaatcagatgaattttggtcttccaaggggctccgaaggtcaaatctggggatcggtttagatgggggctatatataattattgaccgatgtggaccaatttttgcatgatcattagagaccctatactaccaccacgtaccaaatttcaacctgatcggatgaattttgcttctccaaaaggcaccggaggtcaaatctggggatcaaatcacgtaccaaatttcaaccgaatcggataaattgtgctcttccaaggagctccggaggtcaaatgtggggataggtttatataggggctatatattattatggaccagtagctaccaatttttgcatggttgttagaggccacatattaaaaccacgtatcaaatttcaactgaatcagatgaattttggtcttccaaggggctctgaaggtcaaatctggggatcggtttatatgggggctatatataattattgaccgatgtggaccaatttttgcatgatcattagagaccatatactaacaccatgtaccaaatttcaacctgatcggatgaattttgcttctccaaaaggcaccggaggtgaaatctggggatcaaatcacgtaccaaatttcaaccgaatcggataaattttgctcttctaaggggctccggaggtcaaatgtggggataggtttatatgggggctatatataattatggaccgattgctaccaatttttgcatggttgttagaggccatatattaaaaccacgtatcaaatttcaactgaatcaaatgaattttggtcttccaagaggctccggaggtcaaatctggtgatcggtttatatgggggctatatataattatggaccgatgtgtccactttttgcatgaccattagagaccatatactaacaccatgtaccaaatatcagccggatcggatgaaatttgcttcccttagaggctccgcaagccaaatcgggggatcggtttatatgggggctatatataattatggacctatatggaccaatttttgcatggttgttagagatcatatgcggaCACCATATgcttaatttcaaccggatcggatgaaatttgcttctcttagaggatcgcaagcaaaatttgggggtccgtttatatgggggctataggtaaaagtggaccgatatggccaatttgcaataccatcagacatacatcaataacaacttgttgtgccaagtttcaagtcgatagcttgtttcgttcggaagttagcgtgatttcaacagacggacggacatgctcagatcgactcagaatttcaccaccacgacccagaatatatatactttatggggtcttggagcaatatttcgatgtgttacaaacggaatgacaaagtaatatacccccatcctatggtggagtataTAATTAGGCTAAATATaacttaatataaattaaattatgttgtataaaattatgtcgatttatat
It includes:
- the LOC142229039 gene encoding protease inhibitor-like, with the protein product MKIIIVLVAVFAAFVPFISAFKSPCLDPAGVMGPCRASIPSWTFNSHSPSCVRFMYGGCGGNNNRFGSKESCERQCLRVVGRTRPRKL
- the LOC142229420 gene encoding PI-actitoxin-Afv2b-like, producing MKVVAYLIAIYAVTLVSVANAHSSLCFLPHSQIGHCRARIPAWSFNAQTQKCVPFTFGGCGGNINRFNSKAACERQCIFESMEKL